Within the Acinonyx jubatus isolate Ajub_Pintada_27869175 chromosome E4, VMU_Ajub_asm_v1.0, whole genome shotgun sequence genome, the region TTTACCTTTAAATAGATTTCTCTGGCCTAACGAGCTGAAATGCTTGAGGCTGATGTAAAATGTGGCCAGACATATGGAGTTAATTGAAATACTCTAGGACATAGTCTCCTAGCTTCTTCAAAACCTGCCAGTAATtaatcatttgctttttaatagtCAGTGTATAGCAAATAAACcacttaaaagtttttgaaaattcacATTTCCCTTTCTATAACTCAGTGATTTCAACTTAATTTTAGTTGATCTGATCACTAGCAGTTAGGTAAATATCCCTGGCCTTTCTTCAGTTGGGTTTCTGTCACAGACCCCGTGAACCACTGTTAGATTTTACAGCATAGAGTACAATAGCAGTGTTGTTTCTCAGATGTACTTGAAAAACGTCTAAACGAGAGTCAAAATCAAATGTCGAAAAGTTTGCTCagccatttttatttcctaaaattctcaaaatactGAATACGGTTTGCAATGACATTTTCAAGTATGTGTGTAATACATGCCTCAGTAGTAGAAGTTAGTGTTTCGAAGCTCCTGGCAAGAATGGATACCATTATCTAGAGCTTATTAGAAGTTAATTCGACTCACTGTGCTGACAAGGTTAAATAAGGTAGTGACCTCATTAAAGGCTAGAACTTGTATCTCGGAATAGCGGGGGGCTGTAAACCGgacttttattttctacattatttttagtAGGTGCTCGAGTTGATCAGCCTTAAATAGAGGCAGCTGTTCTAACAGCTtcatccttaaaatttttttttatgtttatttatttttgagagagagacaagagcgtgaacgggggaggggcagagagagagggagacacagaatccgaagcgggctccaggctccgagctgtcagcaccgagcccgatatggggctcgaactcgtgaacctcgagatcatgacctgagcccgagtcggacgctcaactgtctgagccacccaggtgccccattacagCTTTATCCTTTAGAAGGACCAGAGGGGACTTCCACGCCAGGGGGATGATAGGTCTTTTGACATCACACAGACAGAACAATTGCTCAGATGATGCAAACACTGCACCAGCCTCTCATGACTGTGCAGCTCACACTTCCCCGCATAAACTACACTTCCTTCCTCCCGTTTTCGCCTTTCTTCTCTGGCCCCGTTCCTTGACTTTTTCCTGAATGGAAATCTCCCAAACCGCAATGGCCAGATGAAACCAGAGAATGCTGAGGAGCAGGATTTAGAAAACCTCAAAGGCGGCCATTGTGGTTTGCTCCCAAGACTTCCTCAGAAGGCTGCACCCAAATTCACGGACTGGCTGCGGTGTGGTTTGGGTCTTTATGGAGGCTGCGCATCTCGGGGAGAATGGGGACAACTCCATTAGGCCTCTTGAGTTTCAGGACAGCCTTTTGGATCTTTTGTGTGGGATTCTGAGGTAAAACCTCTTTGGCATTCGAGTTTTGTGTTCTTCCGCGCCTTAGAGATGTTCCATAAAAAGCGATGTGCGGTCATTGTAGATTTTCAGGAGATACTAAGATACGAAACCTGATCCAGATGCCTGAGGTTGAAGCATCTTCAAAAATCAATTCAATGGGAGGATTGTATTTGCAGAGCCAAGCTTTGCggatctcccctctcccccagtgcCCTGCTTTTGCACCAGAGCCAAATTGTTTGAAAGGATTACAGGTGCAGGCTGTGTTGCTGCTCAAGGTAGATAAATGGCCACTGTTTGTTAAAATGTGCAGTTGACCAGTTACTGATGAAGCTATTCGATAAGCCCTAACTGGTCCTGATAAAGCTGATAGCCTGTTGTGTGTTGCAACAGGAGATTATGCATTTTGAGGGAAGATTAGAAGACACATAGACCTGTGTAGGAATGATCTGGCCATCTCGAACTTGGGCCTACAGAAAATTCTTCCCTGTCAAACAGCTCATGGGTGTTAAATAGCTTCAGTGGACCCACATCCGTGAAGACATGCCTTCCGTGATGAATGAGGACCCGTTAGCGAAGCTTACTTAGCGATGGTAGCCCTGAGTGAGCTTTGGACTTTTTGGAAAGGCCAGATCCACATCGTCGACGCCATCTCTGTGATTCCCCTAGATTACCTTATTAGATTCTCTCCAGAGTACAGCCCTCAGAACAGAAACTTGAGATTGAGCAGAACCACCAGGGTCCTTGTTGCTGTGTGACTGCTCAAAGACTGCCCAAGAACTAGGGCTTCTCGGCAGTAAACAGAATCAGTAGCCAAGTGTGACAGAGTTGTGGTACGTCGCACACATGGTCTAAAGGCCTCTTGTAATGGTGGGCATGAAGAAGTTGGTATGTACCTGGGTCTCGTGGGGGTGGCGAAGGCCAAAGCGAGCATAGGCGCTGCTTCTGGGGGCACACGGGCACCATGTCGATTTCCCTGCGTGTGGCCACACCGCTGTCCCAGACCTCTGAGCCACCTCCTGAATCCGATTGTTTTGAATGCTTGGTAGggggtgaggtttttttttcccacttcgtctctctctctctctctctctctctctctctctctctctctctcttttaaggtttatttacttatttttgagagagagggagaatcccaagcaggctcgtcactgtcagtgcagagcctgatacgaggCTCTATctccggaaccgtgagatcatgacatgagccaaagttaagagtcagacgcttaaccaactgagccacccagactccctatcccacctcttctctctctctttttttaaatgatcagtcTTTCAAAGGCTGATATATGAACTCCTGCTAAAATCATACAGCtacttggatattctttcttattctttgtgATCTTATTAGCAGACTAAGGTAACGTTTGAAAGTTAATATCCAGTTTTTCTTAGACTGCCTTGGCTTTGGCTGCCACTGGGAGGTACGGTGACAGCTGTTCATCCTGAGCTCAGTTTCTGTGAATTTTCTGTTCTTGGCGATTCCTTTATGTTGCAGCAAAATAATACAGATCCTTGGGGCAGATTTTTAAATAGCCTGGAGCTCTTCTCTTGTACTGTTTCTCTATTTTATCTTGCTCATAGTATTATTGCTTACTGTGGTTTTGGGTTGTTACCTGATACTTCAACAAGCCtttgtgtgtggctttttttttttttaatttttttttaatgtttttatttatttttgacatagcgCACgcgcgtgtgagcaggggaggggcagagagagagcgagagggagacacagaaagagagcgagagggagtcacagaatctgaagcaggcttcaggccccgagctgtcagcacagagcccgacacggggctcgaactcacagactgcgagatcatgacctgagccgaagtcggacattcaaccgactgagccacctaggcgccctgttttttgttgttgttttttttttttgtttttgttttttgttttttttttttttttttttttggtctgtccACATAAATGAGGACGATCCAGAAACATTAACTGACCTCAGATAATCAGTGTAATGTACCTCATTAGTCATCTGGAGTGCCCATTATTAATACTATTGATTTATGATCAAACCAGTTTTTCCTGTCATGATTAAGGCTTAAAATGTTAATGCTGTGTTcgtttttaaatggctaaaagTAGATTGGTCAGGGTACCTATAGGGTACCTATGGTCAGGGTACCACTGACCTATGGTCAGTGAAGCTGGCCTTAATGTGATAAAGGCATGGTATTGAGTCCTGCGCAGTACATTCTTCTGttgcaagcatttttttttttttaaatcaattcaagAAGTTTTTACGTTTTATGTTGAGAGATCTGAAAAGTGCCAGATAAACTTTTTATCTTACTGAACTGTATAAagtttaaatttgatttttaacaatGTAGCATCCAGGAGAGTTTATATCTCATAATGCTCGTCTGTTCTGAGGCAGTTGGGGCTATATTTTTATTGCCGGTTTTCATCCGTGCTTgaacttttactttaaaaatcaggttaAAAGCAAAGTTTATAAATGGGTACTTTTCTTTCATACCTTGGACAttcttttttaaccattttatacCTTCAAGTGGCatgtcctccccccgccccctatTCCAGATGACATCTGGGAGGATTTTCTTCACCTTGTTCTCTTCTTACACTTCCTAGTTAATATTTCACAGCAGCCCATTTAAGGATGTCCCTCAGAGGTTGAACAGCTTCTATGGAATAATGGAATAATCAGGGAAGTGTTCGTTTGATTTTACTattcaggattttatttattgatcAGTTGTTGGTGCATAGAAATGCCGACAGTAGGTTTCATTCACATTTCACCATATTAGGTTCTAAGGTGATGAGAATGTCAGTTAAGGAACAGGGGTGCTTGAACAACGGTCTGTTGCTCATTGTTAACCACTTAGTGACTGATTAGTCTAATATAGGAAAGATTAAAAGGTGTAGCACCCTAGAATTTCCTTTCCTCTACTTATTGCGCTTTTTGGATTGTAAAGCATTTGCTTAACCAGGTTAGAAAACGGTTATTAGCAGCTTAGCAAATGTGTAGAACTCtgatcattttgcttttattcccctttGGGGCAGTGCTGacgaaagtgggggtgggggtttgggATTTGGATTTTTTGTTGCTTCAGTAAAAGGTAAATGCGATTCGGAGTCGGTTTTCACTTAAAGGGGGAATTCTTAGCCCACGTGTGCGTGTCAGCCATCATCCAGCATCTGTCAGTACTTATGTGCTTGTAGGCTACCGGGCGAAGTTGATGCTAAAAGAAATCTTTTTGTGTCTAATCTCTTTAGCAGGGGGAGCAATCTCAGAACTGTTATGAAGACCCTTGAAGTTCTTCGTTCTCCCCCCACTTTGCCATCATGTGGCCTCTGGACACTGTGGTCAGTCATTTGAGATTGACTTTAATTTAACACAAAGGCCTCTACCTCCGATCCAGGAGGTGGAAGGAGCGAATCGTATGTTTGAATGAAGAAGTGAATTATGGAAGAAGAGTATACGGCCCTTCCCTTCCAAGCAGAAGTCCAAATAGGCTCTCAGGAATGAGGATTCGAGAAGATATCAAGCAGGAGTTTTGACTCATTCAAGCTTCAATGCTTAGTTCTGTTGCTGGACAAAAGAGACCAGTGTTGCTCCTCTAACTGTTGTACCCAGGATCATTTTGACCTGACATTTCCTGTCTCCTATTAGCCTTTCATCCTCCATGCATGTCCTCGAGTGACTTAATCTTATCTGAAGTTTTGCAGCCGGTGTCCTAGAAAAACTTCTGTTGCATATTCTGTCTTCCATTTTTAAACTCCCTCTCTCGCCAGATACCTCCTCTATTTCCATTTTGCgtacagaggaggggcagaaaagaaaGTGCTTGAAAGAGTTCGTtttcagaaagggaagaaagataagaaaggcCCCCTCTTCTTAACATACCCCATTTTGCTCAAGAAGCTGGGCTGGAAGAGGGTCaaggcttttctttgttttcctggcaTTGCATGGTTTCCTCCAGTGGTGGTTCATTCTCATTAATCATGGTTTTTGAAAATAGCTAGTCTCATCCATCTGCAGCAAAGAATCATCCGTAGTTCACACTGCTTCGCCTGCACTGGCTTACGGAGAGGGGAACAGACCAAGGGGTCTCTCAGCAAGCTGCGTTTTTATTGGGGTGGGGGATCTATGCAAACGACTAAAGTCAGACCGTCCGAAATCAAAGCAGCAGTGACAACATAGTTCAAATCAAagatcaaggagaaaaaaatttttttttatcattgccTATGGATAGCCGTCCTTCCCATCGGTTATTACGTTTCTCCCTTCTTGTATTCCCGCTCCTTCTCCCTGCCACCTGTTGTCAGtctcttcctttctgtgaaaggttgcttagctttttaagaaaattttttactttctgctttttgcttttgctgttctTTGTATAAAAAGTAGCAAATTGGATGGACGCATCCATGAGGTGTTTGAAATTCTCTGTAAACCCAGAGTCCAGAGACCAGGTGTGGAGAGGGCTGGCTGGCCCGGCAGGAGGCGCTTACACTGGGTGGCCAGCTCCGTGGTTTTCTCAAAGGAGAGTGTCAGCACTGTGCTGCTTGTGAGCTCCACCAGCCGCTGGGTGCTTCTGTAGCCGGCCAGACAAGTTGATTATCTTTTGGATTTTAAGAGAGCAATCAAAGTAGACATACATCAGGAagagcctctgtctcccactccaTCTTTTAGAACCAGAACATTCAGTAGTTGAAGTAAGAGCTCCCCCTGAGTCAACTGCAAGATGTCTGTAGTTTTAGATGCCaccacttttttcccctcagatgtttgtgaatttcattttgtatttcacaTCAGACCGGTGGTTGAGATTGGCGAGTGGCTCTTTAGAcacgtgttttgttttgttgaccttgtttccattccatttctctgtgtgctGTGCACCGTCACAAGCTGTGTGACAACGGAAGGCTCTGCCCCACTTCCTGGACGAAGTAACGTGGTGCCCTCTGCTCGTGCCCTGGGACGTTTATGCCGTGTCCACCTCCTAAGCCGGCTGCTGAGAAAATCAGCTTCAGCCCTGTCAGGTTGTCTCTAGCAGCCGTTCCTAATAATTATTTATGCTTTGGAATTTCTTTCAGCTCCTGGAACTTTCTATCCAGTTTGATTTTCTCAGTGTGTACAACATATGcatattctcttctcttttgtcattcctccccctccccccatttcattttttaatgttccatAGTTTTGTACAAGATGAGACTTAGCCTTGGGTACTTCTTGCTGAAGCTTTAATGCTTTGTAAATAAAAGCGGATGTTTATTAAAGAACAGGTGTAGATGTTTGTTTGTAGACACTGATCGCTTCCGAAACTCACCAGCCACTTTGACTTGTATGACCGAAAATGCAGTTTACTGTTGCTGATGTTCAATCTTTCTGTGTGGAGATGCAGACCTGGGAGGGGTAGGGCGGTGGTCGCGGAGTCTGGAGACGAGATTATAAACAAACAGTTGAAGAAGAGAGTTGGTATTAAATCGCAAAGATTGTCTAGGAATGATCTCTCCAAATTTTGTAACTCTGTAAGTGTGTGTGAGTGCTTGATAGAGGCCGCAGTGCCGGGAGATATTCTGGATGTTACAGAAATGCATGCGAGGGCGTTCCCTCCTTCCAGACATCTTTATTAAAGCATAAATACCATTGAATTCCTCTTTACTAGACTTAAAAAATCTAGACTAAATAAAACTCATTGAAATAGCTTTCAAACCCATAAAGTCAGTTTAAGTCTTTGATTTGAATCATTGTCAAATTGTCAAATTTTAGCAGTGTCTACCGCTAATTTTTTCTGTCCTGTGACTAAGAACCCGTCTTTGACATCATAGCTGTTTCATAGCAACCTTGACCTGAGTGAATGATGAGCTCCTCTGGTCTGTAAAGGGAGTAGGCCAAGAAGCAGGCAGGATTAGGTGTCTTCTTCCCTAGAAGACACCTTCAGTGCCCTTGAGAAGGAAGCATGGTAGAATGGGAGAGAGGAGCCATACTGGGCATAttccgccctcccctccccctgcccttgctGATAAACATTTGGATTCTCAAAGGGTGGCTTGGTCCTTGTCTTCAtgaattctcatttctttcttttcttttttattttttttaatgttgggttttttttttttttttttttgagagagagagagagaccgagcacaagcaggggaggggcagagagagaaggagatgcagaatctgaagcaggctcccggctctgagctgtcagcacagagcccgacacgaggcttgaactcatgaactgtgagatcgtgacctgagctaaaattggaagcttaactgactgagcccccccgggcgtCCCCATGAAttctcatttctatttaaaatttcttacacGTGAACAGTGTTTCGCACTTTACAAAGTGTTTTCGTGTATAGTTTATCATTTGATGCCCAAGGTGACCTTCCTGAAGTCGGCAAGGAGGTCTTAATTTACAAAGGAGCAAATAGAAATCGAAATTGAGGAAGGATCAGTCAGCTGCATCCCAGTCCAGAGTTCTTAATCCTTTTTTTACAGAAGGTTTAGGAGactttaaaatcaataataacttaatgcaacataatttttttttttttgacttggtATTTGATCTCCTACTTGGTCAGATTTAACTGAGGTTTTGAAGCTCGTTAATTTGGATCCCACACCttggagaggaggagcaggggtaAGGAAGAATGTAGCTTCACTACGCATTTGATGTCATTTGGAAATTCGCTTCAGCTCCTGAAGTCTCTTCCCGAGAGGGTGGATTGAAATTCATTACAAGGGCCTGAGAAGAACGGAGACTCGTGAAATAGTCACTAACAAGAGCAAGTAAAGTAGCGAAGTTGGGACTTTTTTCCTGCCTTGTGGCCTCGCCCCTTCGCAAGGACTGGACTTGTGTTGAGTTGCAGTGTTTCGCCGACAGTGGGTGCTGCGCCCTGTCTTGTGACATTGAACGCTATCTCGTGTCAAAGGAAGTAAGCTGTGATGTCATAGAGGATTCACTTGGAACTCTGCGGGGTGCTGGCTGACGGTGATGAGATGCCCACCGAGACATGAAGATTTCAGCTGCTGGTCTCATCCTTGGGAGCCTGGTGTtcgccttctctctgcccttggtGGTGGCTTTGCCAAAAACACTGGCCATCCCTAAGAAGCTGCAAGAAGCCGTGGGGAAGGTCGTTGTCAATGCCACAACCTGTACTGTCACCTGTGGCCTTGGCTACAAGGAAGAGACAGTCTGCAAGGTGGGCCCTGATGGTGTGAGAAGAGAGTGTAAATCTCAGCGCTTGGAATGTCTGACCAACTGGATCTGTGGAATGCTCCATTTCACCATTCCCAAAGGGAAGGGATTTGAGCTCAGCTGTCTGAGTTCAGACATCCTGGAGATTGGGCAGGAAGCATTCCGGTTCACCTGGAGACTCGCCCGGGGTATCATCTCTACTGATGATGAGATCTTCAAACCCTTCCGAGCCAGTACCTACTTTGTGAGGTTTCCCTCTGTTCAGGAGTACGACTCTGGGACATACCGGTGTGATGTGCAGCTGTTAAAAAACTTGAGACCTGTCAAGAGACTCTATTTTGGGCTGCGGGTCCTTCCCCCTGACTTGGTGAACCTGAATTTCCATCAATCCCTTACTGAGGATCAGAAGTTAGTTGATAAGGGCCTGGAAGTGAATCTAGACAACCAGTCCGAGCCCCACCGCCCACGGTGGAAGAAGAAGGTGGCTGTAGCCTTGGGAATAGGAGTTGTCGGTGGAGTGGCTGGTGGTGTATTGATGGCCATTGCTCTGGGCTTTGGGCTGAGGGTGGTCTATAGAAGTGCTGGCCTTGAGTCCTTAAAAGCCCTGAAGGACTGGCTGCCCAGGACCCTGGACTGGCTGTTTAGGAAGCCAAGCTAGCTCTTCAAAGGATTGTCTGGCTGAGTGATTGTGGCTCAGCCAGGAGGGAGGGCTTCCACTGCCAAAAGTGAGTGGGGCCCGGGGACAGGGGCAACACCATGGTAGGGTGATGGGCAATGCTCTGCCTCTCCGTGTCCCAGGTGGATCTCTTCCTGATCTTTCCTGCCCACGTGGCACCTGGGAAGCCCGAGTGTAGGCCCCTCCCCTGTCCCGGGAAGAAGATTCTGTCTTCAAGCTCGCAGTCATTATCTTTCACAATTTGAGGCCTCTCTACCTCCATCCCTTCCTCTGAGTGGTATAATCACATAAAGGATATATTAATAGCTTTTCTAGTGGaaacctttttttcctcttcaataaaaataactcaCAGTGGCTGTGTATAGACCTGACCTTCTCTGCTCTTCAGTAAAAATCTCCTGCATATGTGTAAGTTGTCCCATAATCAACCTAGCTCTCCTCTTTCTTAGATTTCTTAGACATTGAGCACATTGCTTTGGAGGACGGCATATGCCCATGTGTGGCCAAGCCAAGGCAATTAGTAATGGCATCTGACCCGGGTATGTAACAGCCACTCAATACATTGCTCCTTCTCTACGCCCCCGGTGAACCCTCTGTGTTCAGTGTTAAAGACTCCTGGTAAAACGCTGGACCCTTCACCTGGTAGGTTTCCCCTGAACAAGTTCCTTGGCTTGCCTCCTGCTCCTGTTCTTCTAGCTCTTGCAGTGCCCTGACGTGTGTGTTCCTGGAAAGGTCAAGTGTATTGGTTTCTTCCAGCAGCCAAGGCTGTCCAAGGAGGGACTAAGAGCTTCCTACCTCCGTAGGAAATAAATCCTAAGACCCTCAGAGACCATTGAGGCAGTGTGAGGTAATTAGCTGATGGAATTGTCGGGGAAGAGGCTCAGCCACCCCCTGAGCTCATTCTGAGAGAATTAGAGCATTTCTTCTCACTTTTCTCTAGCTGCAGACATGGTAGCAGATACGAAGACTTGGACTAGTGGTTCTCTTCTCTAGCTGTGTGTCTGAATCACCTGGATAAACTTTTGAAACATAAGATTCCTGAGCCCCAACCCTGAGGATGCTAACTCAGTTAAAATTATGGCTAATGGCTCATTATTattctattaaaaacaatttcaggggcacctggctggctccgtcggtagagcgtgtgactcttggtgtcggggtcatgagtttgagtcccatggtTTAgcttaagtaaaagaaaaaaaaacgttaaaaaataatttccacgccatagaaaagtggaaagaaaagtttGATGACAACCCATAGATCCTCTGCTTAGATTCACCAACTGTGAATGTTTTGCTACATCTATCTTTCTGAATAGATGCTGATTTTACTGAACACTTGGAAGTTAGGCACAGACATTGTGACCCTTTACTCCTAGATCGTGTATGCATCTGCT harbors:
- the TMEM81 gene encoding transmembrane protein 81, whose protein sequence is MKISAAGLILGSLVFAFSLPLVVALPKTLAIPKKLQEAVGKVVVNATTCTVTCGLGYKEETVCKVGPDGVRRECKSQRLECLTNWICGMLHFTIPKGKGFELSCLSSDILEIGQEAFRFTWRLARGIISTDDEIFKPFRASTYFVRFPSVQEYDSGTYRCDVQLLKNLRPVKRLYFGLRVLPPDLVNLNFHQSLTEDQKLVDKGLEVNLDNQSEPHRPRWKKKVAVALGIGVVGGVAGGVLMAIALGFGLRVVYRSAGLESLKALKDWLPRTLDWLFRKPS